From the Egibacteraceae bacterium genome, one window contains:
- a CDS encoding isoprenyl transferase: MRIELLYRLYERRLAAGLRGGALPRHVGVVLDGNRRFAREKGLETVTEGHRIGAGKIHELVDWCHELGIPYVTLWLLSTDNLQRDAAEVSVLLDIIADTIRRMASEPRNVSRGLRITAVGALDAVPDELRRVLKEAEEATAAGTGLHVQVAVGYGGRQEITDALRALLEERHAEGATLGQVISELSPEAISAHLYTNGIPDPDLIIRTSGEIRLSGFMLWQSANSEFYFCDPYWPAFRKTDFLRALRDFASRQRRYGR, from the coding sequence ATGAGGATCGAGCTGCTCTACCGGCTCTACGAACGGCGCCTGGCCGCGGGTCTGCGTGGCGGCGCACTGCCCCGCCACGTCGGCGTGGTGCTCGACGGCAACCGGCGTTTCGCCCGGGAGAAGGGCCTGGAGACCGTCACCGAGGGTCACCGCATCGGCGCCGGGAAGATCCACGAGCTCGTCGACTGGTGCCACGAGCTGGGCATCCCCTACGTCACGCTGTGGCTGCTGTCCACCGACAACCTCCAGCGCGACGCCGCCGAGGTCAGCGTCCTGCTCGACATCATCGCCGACACCATCCGCCGCATGGCCAGTGAGCCCCGCAACGTCAGCCGCGGCCTGCGGATCACCGCCGTCGGCGCTCTCGACGCGGTCCCCGACGAGCTGCGCCGCGTGCTGAAGGAGGCGGAGGAGGCCACCGCCGCCGGCACCGGCCTCCACGTCCAGGTGGCCGTCGGCTACGGGGGCCGCCAGGAGATCACCGACGCCCTGCGTGCCCTGCTCGAGGAACGCCACGCCGAGGGGGCGACGCTCGGGCAGGTCATCAGCGAGCTCAGCCCCGAAGCCATCTCCGCGCATCTCTACACGAACGGCATCCCCGACCCCGACCTCATCATCCGCACCTCCGGGGAGATCCGGCTCTCAGGCTTCATGCTCTGGCAGTCGGCGAACAGCGAGTTCTACTTCTGCGACCCCTACTGGCCGGCGTTCCGCAAGACCGACTTTCTCCGCGCACTCCGCGACTTCGCCTCCCGCCAGCGCCGCTACGGCCGCTGA
- a CDS encoding IS607 family transposase produces MNLTEWARVQGIHPQTAYRWFREGTLPVPAVRVNARSVLVNPNAAVVDGGGLGLYARVSAHDQRSDLDRQVARLSSWAAESGVPVVRVEAEVGSGMNGSRRKVRRLLADPNVTAVVVEHRDRLGRMNTELVEAALTAHGRRLVVLDGEEVDDDLVRDMVEVLTSFCARLYGKRSARNRALKAVGCAQQDVGPAAVGDR; encoded by the coding sequence GTGAATCTGACGGAGTGGGCGAGGGTGCAGGGCATTCACCCGCAGACTGCCTACCGTTGGTTTCGTGAGGGGACGTTGCCGGTTCCTGCGGTCCGCGTGAACGCACGGAGTGTGCTGGTCAACCCGAATGCGGCTGTGGTTGACGGGGGCGGGTTGGGGTTGTACGCGCGGGTGTCAGCGCATGATCAGCGCAGCGATCTGGACCGTCAGGTGGCGCGGTTGTCATCATGGGCGGCTGAGTCCGGGGTGCCGGTGGTGCGGGTGGAGGCCGAGGTAGGTTCCGGTATGAACGGGTCGCGGCGGAAGGTGCGGCGGCTGCTGGCTGACCCGAACGTGACGGCCGTGGTCGTTGAGCATCGGGACCGGCTGGGTCGAATGAACACCGAGCTGGTCGAGGCGGCGTTGACTGCGCACGGACGTCGGCTGGTCGTGCTCGACGGTGAAGAGGTTGACGATGACCTGGTCCGTGACATGGTCGAGGTGCTCACGTCGTTTTGTGCTCGGCTGTACGGCAAACGGTCGGCACGCAACCGGGCGTTGAAGGCGGTCGGTTGCGCCCAGCAGGATGTCGGACCTGCTGCGGTGGGTGATCGGTGA
- a CDS encoding DNA-formamidopyrimidine glycosylase family protein, with protein sequence MPELPEVQAHAERLSAAFAGADLSRFQPLAFTALKTYDPPPEAAVGRALEAVRRRGKYLLLDFGDLTFVVHLMQGGRLRVDGTRPRPGSRRPAVRPKGGVARWVFADDRGLLLTEAGTEHRAGVWVVAGDPLAVPPLSELGPEADAVDEEGMAALLAAHPMRLHTFLRDQRVVAGLGRRLANEVCHRARLSPFAPTAKLSVDAGRVVDAIRSCVLEGLAAEQAREDMSASRERPAAVHGRTGEACPACGDTVRAVGYRDYTVNYCPTCQTGGRVLADNTTSKFLK encoded by the coding sequence ATGCCCGAGCTTCCCGAGGTGCAGGCCCACGCCGAGCGGCTGAGCGCGGCGTTCGCCGGTGCGGACCTGTCGCGGTTTCAGCCGCTCGCGTTCACCGCCCTGAAGACCTACGACCCACCGCCGGAGGCGGCGGTGGGTCGCGCGCTCGAGGCGGTGCGCCGCCGGGGCAAGTACCTCCTGCTCGACTTCGGGGATCTCACGTTCGTCGTCCACCTCATGCAGGGCGGGCGCCTGCGCGTCGACGGCACACGACCCCGGCCGGGATCCCGAAGGCCGGCGGTGCGGCCGAAGGGAGGGGTGGCGCGGTGGGTCTTCGCCGACGACCGGGGGCTCCTGCTCACCGAGGCCGGCACCGAGCACCGGGCGGGTGTGTGGGTGGTCGCCGGCGACCCGCTCGCCGTCCCGCCGCTGTCCGAGCTCGGGCCGGAGGCGGACGCGGTCGACGAGGAAGGTATGGCGGCGCTGCTCGCGGCGCATCCCATGCGCCTGCACACCTTCCTACGTGACCAGCGGGTGGTCGCCGGCCTGGGGCGCCGCCTCGCCAACGAGGTGTGCCACCGGGCACGGCTGTCGCCGTTCGCGCCCACCGCCAAGCTCTCCGTCGACGCCGGGCGCGTCGTCGACGCCATCCGCTCCTGCGTCCTGGAGGGGCTGGCGGCCGAGCAGGCGCGCGAGGACATGAGCGCGTCCAGGGAGCGTCCCGCGGCCGTCCACGGGCGCACCGGCGAGGCGTGCCCCGCGTGCGGCGACACCGTCCGCGCCGTCGGGTACCGCGACTACACCGTCAACTACTGCCCGACGTGCCAGACCGGCGGCAGGGTCCTTGCGGACAACACGACGAGCAAGTTCCTCAAGTAG
- a CDS encoding ABC transporter ATP-binding protein, translating to MSAHFGGLSGIAGQGSFRAAQQVDLPFGGVPEELSDRVEAELAREPEHEVTPPVFRQQPPECRPLTVWGLLAPQRAALGGAGALVLVETAATQAGPLLVQVGIDEGIVPGDLGLLATVCAAFFALTVVGWLAGWARARLTARIGEGSLERLRRRVFAHLQRLSIDYYEREPAGRIISRMTSDVEALTQLFHEGLVQFVAQTLVIVVVTVALFVLDPALAALTLLVVLPVMGVLTVWFRNRSHGAYRRVRDRIADVVAHLAENLAGVRVVTAHNRHWHNLAEHRNVVGTYRDANNETARLAAAYSGGSEFVAIGGQAFILAVGGSMVMRGTLSVGVLAAFVLYLTHLFSPIQQLVQVYNAYQRGQAGMAYLRALLATRPSVPEAPDAVDLPRLDGDIAFAGVSFAYGDGPPVLHDVDLRVAPGETLALVGPTGAGKSTIVKLLARLSDPVAGSVRVDGRDLRDVTFASLRRQLGTVPQEPFLFAGTLRDNIAFARPEASDDEVWQACRAVGLGPLVDRLPGGLDAPCHERGVTLSAGERQLIALARAFLARPRLLILDEATSNLDLASEARVERALDTLLEGRTAILIAHRLATAMRADRIAVVHDGRIVELGTHDALVRAGGRYARLHAAWRGTGGATAARWRRGRTCCASSELY from the coding sequence GTGAGCGCCCACTTCGGCGGGCTCAGCGGGATCGCCGGGCAGGGGTCCTTCCGGGCCGCCCAGCAGGTGGACCTGCCCTTCGGGGGCGTCCCCGAGGAGCTGTCCGACCGGGTCGAGGCGGAACTCGCGCGGGAGCCGGAGCACGAGGTCACCCCTCCGGTTTTCAGGCAGCAGCCGCCCGAGTGCCGGCCGCTGACGGTGTGGGGGCTGCTCGCCCCCCAGCGTGCCGCCCTCGGCGGCGCCGGGGCGCTCGTGCTCGTCGAGACGGCGGCGACGCAGGCCGGACCGCTGCTCGTGCAGGTCGGCATCGACGAGGGCATCGTCCCGGGCGACCTCGGCCTGCTCGCCACGGTCTGCGCGGCCTTCTTCGCGCTCACCGTCGTGGGATGGCTCGCCGGGTGGGCACGCGCCCGGTTGACCGCCCGCATCGGCGAGGGGTCACTCGAACGGCTGCGCCGGCGGGTCTTCGCCCACCTCCAGCGCCTGTCGATCGACTACTACGAGCGGGAGCCGGCAGGCCGGATCATCAGCCGCATGACGAGCGACGTGGAGGCGCTCACCCAGCTCTTCCACGAGGGTCTCGTGCAGTTCGTCGCCCAGACCCTCGTCATCGTCGTCGTCACGGTCGCGCTGTTCGTCCTCGATCCCGCGCTTGCAGCCCTCACGCTGCTCGTCGTCCTGCCCGTCATGGGCGTGCTCACGGTGTGGTTCCGAAACCGCTCCCACGGCGCGTACCGGCGTGTCCGCGACCGCATCGCCGACGTCGTCGCGCATCTCGCCGAGAACCTGGCGGGCGTGCGGGTCGTCACGGCCCACAACCGCCACTGGCACAACCTCGCCGAGCACCGCAACGTCGTCGGCACCTACCGGGATGCGAACAACGAGACCGCCCGCCTCGCCGCCGCGTACAGCGGTGGCAGCGAGTTCGTCGCCATCGGCGGCCAGGCGTTCATCCTCGCGGTCGGCGGGTCGATGGTGATGCGCGGCACGCTGAGCGTCGGGGTGCTCGCGGCGTTCGTGCTCTACCTCACCCACCTGTTCTCACCCATCCAGCAGCTCGTGCAGGTCTACAACGCCTACCAGCGCGGTCAGGCAGGGATGGCCTACCTCCGCGCGCTGCTCGCGACGCGGCCGAGCGTGCCGGAGGCCCCCGATGCCGTCGACCTTCCCCGCCTCGACGGCGACATCGCCTTCGCCGGCGTGAGCTTCGCGTACGGCGACGGGCCGCCGGTCCTCCACGACGTCGACCTCCGGGTGGCGCCGGGGGAGACCCTCGCACTCGTCGGGCCGACGGGGGCCGGGAAGTCCACCATCGTCAAGCTGCTCGCGCGCTTGTCCGACCCGGTCGCGGGATCGGTGCGGGTCGACGGGCGAGACCTGCGCGACGTGACGTTCGCCTCCTTGCGGCGCCAGCTCGGCACGGTCCCCCAGGAACCGTTCCTGTTCGCGGGCACGCTACGCGACAACATCGCCTTCGCGCGGCCCGAGGCATCCGACGACGAGGTGTGGCAGGCGTGCCGGGCGGTCGGGCTCGGCCCGCTCGTCGACCGCCTCCCCGGCGGGCTCGACGCGCCGTGTCACGAGCGGGGCGTGACCCTGTCGGCGGGCGAGCGCCAGCTGATCGCCCTCGCCCGCGCGTTCCTCGCCCGCCCGCGGCTGCTCATCCTCGACGAGGCGACGTCGAACCTCGACCTCGCCTCGGAGGCGCGGGTGGAGCGGGCCCTCGACACGCTGCTCGAGGGCCGCACCGCGATCCTCATCGCCCACCGCCTCGCGACCGCGATGCGCGCCGACCGCATCGCCGTCGTCCACGACGGCCGCATCGTCGAGCTCGGCACCCACGACGCGCTCGTGCGGGCCGGTGGCCGCTACGCCCGCCTCCACGCCGCCTGGCGCGGGACCGGTGGCGCCACCGCCGCCCGGTGGCGCCGGGGTCGCACCTGTTGCGCTAGTAGTGAGCTATACTGA
- a CDS encoding phosphoglycerate mutase family protein, translating to MTTIELVRHAEALSRDGWRDRPDWDRPLSEVGRAQAEALARAILDGGPIDGCHASPTVRCLQTLEPLAAAAGQRIVGEEALGEAATVPSTDRGNAWVASAWLGGRALSFVDRVTAARPGRRIVVCSHGDVVPALLAVLAGRDGLALPDVRLDKGGWISLRFDGGRCVDAARHE from the coding sequence GTGACGACGATCGAGCTCGTGCGCCACGCCGAGGCGCTGTCACGTGACGGGTGGCGGGACCGGCCCGACTGGGACCGCCCGCTGTCCGAGGTCGGCCGGGCGCAGGCGGAGGCGCTGGCCCGGGCCATCCTCGACGGCGGACCGATCGACGGCTGCCACGCGAGCCCGACCGTGCGCTGCCTCCAGACGCTCGAGCCGCTCGCCGCCGCGGCGGGCCAGCGGATCGTCGGCGAGGAGGCCCTCGGGGAGGCGGCGACCGTGCCGAGCACCGACCGGGGCAACGCGTGGGTGGCGTCCGCGTGGCTCGGGGGCCGCGCCCTGTCCTTCGTCGACCGGGTCACCGCCGCGCGGCCCGGCCGGCGGATCGTCGTCTGCTCCCACGGCGACGTCGTCCCCGCGTTGCTCGCCGTCCTCGCCGGCCGCGACGGCCTGGCGCTGCCCGACGTCCGCCTCGACAAGGGCGGGTGGATCTCGTTGCGGTTCGACGGCGGCCGCTGCGTCGACGCAGCGCGACACGAATGA
- a CDS encoding ABC transporter permease, whose amino-acid sequence MPCSTPVSGIADEPPEAGGVAHHPGRPRRRRLVRRLLRTPGGAAGAALSTTVVAVALLADVLVPESPFRPVGPALQAPSPAHPMGTDDLGRDLLAGIVHGARTSLTVAVLVGLLAVVIGVLVGTLSGYRGGLVDDVLMRVTELFQVLPRFFLAVVVIAAFGASLELLVLVLGLTSWEILARVVRAEVMSLRQREFVEASIASGASAARVVVREILPNALPAVVVFLGLLLAQVILLEATLGFIGLGDPSRISWGYLAGQAQRFLRVAWWMSFFPGVAIVVAVLGLNLVGDALNDVLGGRR is encoded by the coding sequence ATGCCCTGCTCGACCCCCGTATCCGGTATCGCTGACGAGCCGCCCGAGGCCGGCGGTGTCGCCCACCACCCCGGCCGGCCACGGCGGCGCCGCCTCGTGCGCCGTCTCCTGCGCACGCCCGGAGGGGCCGCCGGCGCGGCGCTGTCCACGACGGTCGTCGCGGTCGCCCTGCTTGCCGACGTCCTCGTGCCCGAGTCGCCGTTCCGGCCCGTCGGCCCTGCCCTCCAGGCGCCCTCGCCTGCCCACCCCATGGGCACCGACGACCTCGGCCGCGACCTGCTCGCGGGCATCGTCCACGGGGCACGCACGTCGCTGACGGTGGCGGTGCTCGTCGGCCTGCTCGCGGTCGTCATCGGGGTGCTCGTCGGCACGCTGTCGGGCTATCGCGGGGGGCTCGTCGACGACGTCCTCATGCGGGTCACCGAGCTGTTCCAGGTGCTGCCGCGGTTCTTCCTCGCGGTCGTCGTCATCGCCGCGTTCGGTGCGAGCCTCGAGCTGCTCGTGCTCGTGCTCGGCCTCACGTCGTGGGAGATCCTCGCTCGGGTCGTGCGCGCGGAAGTGATGAGCCTGCGCCAGCGCGAGTTCGTCGAGGCCTCCATCGCAAGCGGGGCGTCCGCGGCCCGCGTCGTCGTGCGCGAGATCCTGCCGAACGCGCTGCCGGCCGTCGTCGTGTTCCTCGGGTTGCTGCTCGCGCAGGTGATCCTGCTCGAGGCGACCCTCGGCTTCATCGGCCTCGGAGACCCGTCACGGATCAGCTGGGGTTATCTCGCGGGGCAGGCGCAGCGCTTCCTGCGGGTCGCCTGGTGGATGTCCTTCTTCCCCGGCGTCGCCATCGTCGTGGCGGTGCTCGGCCTCAACCTCGTCGGCGACGCGCTCAACGACGTGCTCGGCGGCCGGCGCTGA
- a CDS encoding TetR/AcrR family transcriptional regulator: protein MEGVATFFTGTRVDAASRRESRRRQLLDAADRVIRRDGPSASMDSIAAEAGITKPILYRHFGDKGELYRMLAERYVEPVMGALMPALTQAADARTRLRAAVDVYLAFIEAEPQIYRFLMHPALGEQQEARATVSDFVLRVGREVGAAIGEELERKGLDTAPAGAWGHGIVGMVQVAGDWWLREGTMPRAELVDHLSALAWHGLCVLGNGPGRDAAT from the coding sequence ATGGAGGGGGTGGCCACATTCTTCACCGGCACGCGGGTCGACGCGGCCTCGCGGCGGGAGAGCCGGCGGCGCCAGCTGCTCGACGCCGCCGACCGCGTGATCCGCAGGGACGGGCCCTCCGCCTCGATGGACAGCATCGCCGCGGAGGCCGGCATCACGAAGCCGATCCTCTATCGCCACTTCGGCGACAAGGGCGAGCTCTACCGCATGCTCGCCGAGCGCTACGTGGAGCCGGTGATGGGAGCGCTCATGCCGGCGCTCACGCAGGCGGCCGACGCGAGGACGCGCCTGCGCGCCGCGGTCGACGTGTACCTCGCGTTCATCGAGGCGGAGCCGCAGATCTACCGCTTCCTCATGCACCCGGCGCTGGGCGAGCAGCAGGAGGCACGCGCCACCGTGTCGGACTTCGTCCTGCGGGTCGGCCGCGAGGTCGGGGCGGCGATCGGCGAGGAGCTGGAGCGCAAGGGATTGGACACCGCGCCCGCGGGGGCGTGGGGGCACGGGATCGTCGGCATGGTGCAGGTCGCCGGCGACTGGTGGCTGCGGGAGGGCACGATGCCGCGGGCGGAGCTCGTCGACCACCTCTCCGCGCTCGCGTGGCACGGCCTGTGCGTGCTCGGAAACGGCCCCGGCCGCGACGCGGCTACTTGA
- a CDS encoding ABC transporter substrate-binding protein: MRNKAVAGIFVVTLLMAGCETGEEPAPEPDADETETEAEDAIARGGTIVVAISSDPGHLNPAITTSGATHTAAELLYNGLVELDDDLNPVPELATDWDVEDDGALYRFHLRDDVTWHDGEPFTSEDVRYSFEEVLTTLHSRTAASVGQALDAIETPDDHTVEFHFTEPYAPLLLQLDVTEAPIIPAHVYAGTDPEENPANTNPVGTGPFRFVSYSPDEEIRLERNEDYFKEDLPYLDEVVMRVVPDDPSAVIALEAGEVDWLWNVPGPDLERLQANDEVELLTTDRNPGGSNCIMTLSFNLENPFFADVDVRRAIAHAIDRDLYVEQILFGQGRVAEAPIASGIAYAHGDVDLPDFDVEQADELLEAAGWQREGDGVRVAQGVDGVEDGTALAFDFLHFPTFARYGELLRTQLAEVGIDLELRPLEPPVFAPTVFGDRDFDTNVISYCNGNDPEIGVRRQIHSEQIGSVPFSNAAAYANPRVDELLDEAQRTIDLDERGELYQELQEILAEELPYVWIVETEGTRAHSAFCDGFKPYSLFAEEAHCG; encoded by the coding sequence ATGCGAAACAAGGCGGTTGCGGGCATCTTCGTCGTCACGCTCCTCATGGCGGGGTGCGAGACCGGCGAGGAGCCGGCCCCCGAACCCGACGCCGACGAGACCGAGACGGAGGCAGAGGACGCGATAGCCCGGGGCGGCACGATCGTCGTCGCCATCTCCAGCGACCCCGGGCACCTCAACCCGGCGATCACGACGAGCGGGGCGACCCACACGGCCGCCGAGCTGCTCTACAACGGCCTGGTCGAGCTCGACGACGACCTCAACCCCGTGCCAGAGCTCGCCACGGACTGGGACGTGGAGGACGACGGGGCGCTCTACCGCTTCCACCTCCGCGACGACGTCACCTGGCACGACGGCGAGCCGTTCACCTCCGAGGACGTGCGCTACAGCTTCGAGGAGGTGCTCACGACCCTCCACTCACGCACGGCAGCCTCCGTCGGGCAGGCCCTCGACGCGATCGAGACCCCCGACGACCACACGGTCGAGTTCCACTTCACCGAGCCGTACGCGCCGTTGCTGCTCCAGCTCGACGTGACCGAGGCGCCGATCATCCCCGCGCACGTGTACGCCGGCACCGACCCCGAGGAGAACCCGGCCAACACGAACCCGGTCGGCACCGGACCCTTCCGGTTCGTCTCCTACAGCCCGGACGAGGAGATCCGTCTCGAGCGCAACGAGGACTACTTCAAAGAAGACCTGCCCTACCTCGACGAGGTCGTGATGCGCGTCGTGCCCGACGACCCCAGCGCGGTCATCGCCCTCGAGGCCGGTGAGGTCGACTGGCTCTGGAACGTGCCCGGCCCGGACCTGGAGCGTCTCCAGGCCAACGACGAGGTGGAGCTGCTCACCACCGACCGCAACCCCGGCGGGTCCAACTGCATCATGACGCTGTCGTTCAACCTCGAGAACCCGTTCTTCGCCGACGTCGACGTGCGCCGCGCGATCGCGCACGCGATCGACCGGGACCTCTACGTCGAGCAGATCCTCTTCGGCCAGGGACGCGTGGCCGAGGCCCCTATCGCCAGCGGCATCGCCTACGCCCACGGTGACGTCGACCTGCCCGACTTCGACGTCGAGCAGGCAGACGAGCTCCTCGAGGCGGCCGGCTGGCAGCGCGAGGGCGACGGAGTCCGCGTCGCGCAGGGCGTCGACGGCGTCGAGGACGGAACGGCGCTCGCGTTCGACTTCCTGCACTTCCCGACGTTCGCCCGCTACGGGGAGCTTCTGCGCACGCAGCTCGCCGAGGTCGGGATCGACCTCGAGCTCCGTCCCCTCGAGCCGCCGGTGTTCGCACCGACGGTGTTCGGCGACCGGGACTTCGACACGAACGTCATCTCCTACTGCAACGGCAACGACCCCGAGATCGGCGTCCGTCGCCAGATCCACTCCGAGCAGATCGGGTCGGTGCCCTTCTCGAACGCGGCGGCGTACGCCAACCCGCGGGTCGACGAGCTGCTCGACGAGGCGCAGCGCACGATCGACCTCGACGAGCGCGGCGAGCTGTACCAGGAGCTGCAGGAGATCCTCGCCGAGGAGCTGCCCTACGTCTGGATCGTCGAGACCGAGGGGACGCGTGCCCATTCGGCCTTCTGCGACGGCTTCAAGCCCTACAGCCTGTTCGCCGAGGAGGCGCACTGCGGATGA
- a CDS encoding dTDP-4-dehydrorhamnose 3,5-epimerase family protein: MIETTDIAGLLVVRWPTHGDERGFFRQTYQIGEIAEALGREPVLRQGNHSHSVPGVLRGFHAEPWDKLVYVVRGYAVAAIADIRPDSPTFGEARTFLLGDPPDGERIRLFIAEGLANSFLTLGTEPVDYLYDVSDYWRPGIDKPSVAWDDPDLAVFWPLADPVLSDADRKNPTLRDLFPDHPRWRSAGGGAARGAHAAGG; this comes from the coding sequence GTGATCGAGACCACCGACATCGCCGGGTTGCTCGTGGTGCGTTGGCCGACGCACGGCGACGAGCGCGGCTTCTTCCGCCAGACCTACCAGATCGGGGAGATCGCCGAGGCGCTCGGCCGGGAGCCGGTCCTGCGGCAGGGCAACCACTCGCACTCCGTGCCCGGCGTGCTGCGTGGCTTCCACGCCGAGCCGTGGGACAAGCTCGTATACGTGGTCCGCGGCTACGCGGTGGCCGCCATCGCCGACATCCGCCCCGACTCGCCGACGTTCGGCGAGGCGCGCACGTTCCTGCTCGGCGACCCCCCCGACGGCGAGCGGATCCGCCTCTTCATCGCCGAGGGCCTGGCGAACTCCTTCCTGACGCTCGGCACCGAACCCGTCGACTACCTCTACGACGTGAGCGACTACTGGCGGCCGGGGATCGACAAGCCCTCCGTGGCATGGGACGACCCCGACCTCGCGGTCTTCTGGCCGCTGGCCGACCCGGTGCTGTCCGACGCCGACCGCAAGAACCCCACCCTGCGCGATCTCTTCCCCGACCATCCGCGCTGGCGCTCCGCCGGGGGCGGAGCGGCCCGGGGCGCCCACGCCGCCGGCGGGTGA
- a CDS encoding ABC transporter permease, whose protein sequence is MSPRYIGWRLAQVVPSVAGIVLVGWLLIHLAPGDPLVALAGQSGDEAYYAFMREKFGLDRPLHEQLVTYASNVLRGDLGVSYTRGRPATEVVLERVPATLLLTATALVLSSVAGVALGVIAASRPRGWRDLLVNGAALGLYAAPVFWVAQLAVLTLALRLRFFPVQGMSGVATTTGLASVLDLARHLVLPAVVLATQETAVVARFTRAGLLEELARDYVRTARAKGLSQSRALLRHALRRALLPVATVVGARVGHLVSGAIVVEIVFGWPGLGRLLLSATQTRDAPVLLAIFFLVAFSVILANLATDIVYALLDPRIRYR, encoded by the coding sequence GTGAGCCCCCGCTACATCGGGTGGCGGCTCGCTCAGGTGGTGCCGTCGGTCGCCGGGATCGTCCTCGTCGGCTGGCTGCTCATCCACCTCGCGCCGGGCGACCCGCTCGTCGCCCTCGCGGGGCAGAGCGGCGACGAGGCGTACTACGCCTTCATGCGCGAGAAGTTCGGGCTCGACCGGCCGTTGCACGAGCAGCTCGTCACCTACGCAAGCAACGTGCTGCGCGGCGACCTCGGGGTCTCCTACACCAGGGGACGGCCCGCCACCGAGGTGGTGCTCGAACGGGTGCCCGCCACGTTGCTGCTGACCGCGACCGCCCTCGTCCTGTCGAGCGTGGCCGGCGTCGCGCTCGGGGTCATCGCCGCCTCGCGACCGCGCGGATGGCGTGACCTCCTCGTCAACGGCGCCGCGCTCGGGCTCTACGCCGCACCGGTGTTCTGGGTGGCGCAGCTCGCGGTGCTGACCCTCGCGCTGCGACTGCGCTTCTTCCCCGTCCAGGGGATGTCGGGGGTGGCGACCACGACGGGCCTCGCGTCCGTGCTCGACCTCGCGCGCCACCTCGTGCTGCCCGCCGTCGTGCTCGCGACGCAGGAGACCGCGGTCGTCGCCCGCTTCACCCGTGCGGGGTTGCTCGAGGAGCTCGCGCGCGACTACGTCCGCACCGCGCGCGCCAAGGGGCTGTCGCAATCCCGGGCACTCCTGCGCCACGCCCTACGGCGAGCGCTGCTGCCGGTCGCCACGGTCGTCGGCGCTCGCGTCGGCCATCTCGTCTCCGGCGCGATCGTCGTCGAGATCGTCTTCGGGTGGCCGGGTCTCGGCCGGCTGCTGCTGTCCGCGACGCAGACCCGGGACGCGCCGGTGCTGCTCGCCATCTTCTTCCTCGTCGCCTTCAGCGTCATCCTCGCCAACCTCGCCACGGACATCGTCTATGCCCTGCTCGACCCCCGTATCCGGTATCGCTGA
- the greA gene encoding transcription elongation factor GreA, translating to MTDTVWLSQSAYERLSAELAHLKTEGRQQASAAIEEARAHGDLRENAEYHSAKEEQGKMEARIRQLEQMLRDARVGEAPEGDTVAAGMVVTTRDEQGDEETFLLGSREDRVPGLSVVSAQSPLGRALVGRHVGETVTYAAPAGEFSITVTAVRPLSE from the coding sequence GTGACCGACACCGTCTGGCTGTCCCAGTCCGCGTACGAGCGCCTCAGCGCCGAGCTCGCCCACCTCAAGACCGAAGGGCGCCAGCAGGCCTCGGCGGCCATCGAGGAGGCCCGCGCCCACGGCGACCTGCGCGAGAACGCCGAGTACCACTCGGCCAAGGAGGAGCAGGGCAAGATGGAGGCCCGTATCCGCCAGCTGGAGCAGATGCTGCGCGACGCCCGTGTCGGCGAGGCTCCCGAGGGGGACACGGTCGCCGCCGGCATGGTCGTCACGACTCGCGACGAGCAAGGCGACGAGGAGACCTTCCTGCTCGGCAGCCGTGAGGACCGGGTTCCGGGGCTGAGCGTCGTAAGCGCGCAGTCACCCCTCGGCCGCGCGCTCGTCGGGCGGCACGTCGGCGAGACGGTGACCTACGCCGCGCCCGCCGGCGAGTTCTCCATCACGGTGACCGCGGTGCGGCCTTTGAGCGAATAG